One genomic segment of Falco peregrinus isolate bFalPer1 chromosome 7, bFalPer1.pri, whole genome shotgun sequence includes these proteins:
- the LATS1 gene encoding serine/threonine-protein kinase LATS1 isoform X2 has product MKRSEKPEGYRQMRPKTFPASNYTGSSQQMLQEIRESLRNLPKPSDAAKADHSMGKMLSEDPRQGRNPPKFVTYHKVLQEIRNSLLPFANETTSAVKGTSEVNRQMLQDLQAAGFDEDMVIQALRQTNNRSIEAAIEFISKMSYQDPRREQMVAAAARPVNAGMKPPGTVQQSVNRKQSWKGSKESLVPQRHGPSLGDGVVYRSESPSSQPDVGRPLSGSGIAAFAQAHAGNGQRVNPPPLPQIRSVTPPPPPRGQTPPPRGTTPPPPSWEPNSQTKRYSGNMEYVISRISPVPPGAWQDGYPPPPMNPPPISSSTQGQRGMSAVPIGRQPIIMQSSANSKFNFPSGRAGMQNGNCQAEFIVHQNVVSGNSVSRQPPPYPMNSANRQSPTALQMQTGGSAPPSAYTNGNLPQAMMVPNRNSHNMELYNTNVAGIPASWSQPSPVQPQSSPGNGHDMPTWQPNVPVRSNSFNNHHGNRQSHSSSSQPSATTVTAITPAPIQQPVKSMRVLKPELQTALAPTHPSWMPQPVQTIQTIPFSESPSTNMAVMSPVAEAPNYQGPPPPYPKHLLHQNPSVNLYETGPKLSKEEPPVLSKEDENEKNYECIDLTDKEKKQITTSPVPVRKNKKDEERRESRIQSYSPQAFKFFMEQHVENILKSHQQRLHRKKQLENEMMRVGLSPEARDQMRKMLCQKESNYIRLRRAKMDKSMFVKIKTLGVGAFGEVCLARKVDTNALYATKTLRKKDVLLRNQVAHVKAERDILAEADNEWVVRLYYSFQDKDNLYFVMDYIPGGDMMSLLIRMGVFPENLARFYTAELTCAVESVHKMGFIHRDIKPDNILIDRDGHIKLTDFGLCTGFRWTHDSKYYQSGDHARQDSMDFSNEWGDPANCRCGDRLKPLERRAARQHQRCLAHSLVGTPNYIAPEVLLRTGYTQLCDWWSVGVILFEMLVGQPPFLAQTPLETQMKVINWQTALHIPPQAKLTPEASDLIIKLCRGPEDRLGKNGADEIKAHPFFKTIDFSSDLRRQSAFYIPKIAHPTDTSNFDPVDPDKLWSDDDKDGNRNDTLNGWYKNGKHPEHAFYEFTFRRFFDDNGYPYNNPKPIEYEYGSSQNSEQQSDDDDDDEQAGRGIQNRDLVYV; this is encoded by the exons ATGAAGAGAAGTGAGAAGCCAGAAGGTTATAGACAAATGAGGCCTAAGACTTTTCCTGCCAGTAACTAtactggcagcagccagcagatgCTACAGGAAATAAGAGAGAGCCTCAGGAATTTACCTAAACCCTCAGATGCTGCTAAAGCTGATCACAGCATGGGCAAAATGTTATCTGAAGATCCTAGACAAGGCCGAAATCCCCCGAAATTTGTAACATACCATAAAGTTTTGCAGGAGATAAGAAACTCACTTCTGCCATTTGCAAATGAAACAACCTCAGCTGTTAAAGGAACATCAGAAGTTAATCGACAGATGCTGCAAGACTTACAAGCTGCTGGCTTTGATGAg GATATGGTTATACAAGCTCTTAGACAAACTAACAACCGTAGTATAGAAGCTGCCATTGAATTCATAAGTAAAATGAGCTACCAGGATCCTCGTCGGGAACAGAtggttgcagcagcagcaagaccTGTAAACGCAGGTATGAAACCACCAG GGACTGTACAGCAGTCGGTTAACCgcaagcagagctggaagggtTCTAAGGAGTCCTTGGTTCCTCAGCGGCATGGCCCTTCCCTGGGAGATGGTGTAGTTTATCGCTCAGAaagtcccagctctcagcctgaTGTAGGAAGGCCATTATCTGGATCTGGCATTGCAGCATTTGCTCAGGCTCATGCTGGCAATGGACAAAGAGTGAATCCCCCGCCTCTACCACAGATCAGGAGTGTcactcctcctccacctcctaGAGGACAGACACCCCCTCCAAGGGGGACTACTCCTCCACCTCCTTCCTGGGAACCAAACTCTCAAACGAAGCGTTACTCTGGAAACATGGAATATGTGATCTCCCGTATTTCTCCAGTGCCACCGGGAGCGTGGCAGGATGGTTATCCACCTCCACCTATGAATCCTCCACCCATTAGTTCTTCCACACAGGGCCAGAGGGGCATGAGCGCTGTCCCCATTGGCAGACAACCAATAATCATGCAGAGTTCTGCCAACAGCAAATTTAACTTTCCTTCAGGAAGAGCTGGAATGCAAAATGGCAATTGTCAGGCAGAATTCATAGTTCACCAGAATGTGGTGTCTGGGAACTCGGTGAGTCGCCAGCCACCCCCATATCCCATGAATTCAGCTAACAGGCAAAGTCCCACAGCGCTACAGATGCAGAcaggaggatctgctcctcCTTCAGCGTACACCAATGGGAATCTTCCTCAGGCAATGATGGTGCCGAATAGAAATAGTCACAACATGGAACTTTATAATACAAATGTAGCTGGAATACCTGCATCCTGGTCACAGCCTTCCCCTGTGCAACCGCAGTCATCACCTGGCAATGGGCATGACATGCCTACGTGGCAACCCAATGTTCCTGTACGGTCAAATTCTTTCAACAACCATCATGGCAATAGGCAGAGTCACTCTAGCAGCTCTCAGCCTTCAGCTACAACAGTAACAGCTATAACGCCAGCTCCCATTCAGCAACCAGTAAAAAGTATGCGTGTGTTAAAACCAGAGTTACAGACTGCCTTGGCACCCACTCACCCCTCCTGGATGCCACAACCTGTGCAAACCATTCAGACCATTCCCTTCTCTGAGAGTCCATCTACAAATATGGCAGTTATGTCTCCTGTTGCAGAGGCTCCAAATTACCAGGGTCCCCCACCACCTTACCCAAAACACTTGTTACACCAGAATCCCTCTGTCAATCTGTATGAGACGGGACCCAAGCTCAGCAAGGAGGAACCACCTGTTTTGTCCAAGGAGGATGAGAATGAAAAGAATTATGAATGCATCGATTTgacagataaagaaaagaaacaaattacgACATCACCTGTTCCTGttagaaaaaacaagaaagatgaagaaagaagagagtcTCGCATTCAAAGCTATTCCCCTCAAGCCTTTAAATTCTTCATGGAGCAGCATGTGGAGAATATACTGAAATCCCATCAGCAGCGTTTGCATCGGAAAAAACAACTAGAAAATGAAATGATGCGG GTTGGATTGTCACCAGAAGCCCGAGATCAAATGAGGAAAATGTTGTGCCAGAAAGAGTCTAATTATATTCGGCTGAGAAGAGCTAAAATGGACAAGTCTAtgtttgtaaaaattaaaaccctgGGAGTTGGTGCGTTTGGAGAAGTTTGCCTAGCAAGAAAAGTGGATACTAACGCTTTATATGCAACAAAAACTCTAAGGAAAAAAGATGTCTTGCTTAGAAATCAAGTTGCTCATGTTAAAGCTGAGCGGGATATCCTTGCAGAAGCTGATAATGAATGGGTGGTTCGCCTGTACTATTCATTCCAAGATAAGGACAATTTGTACTTTGTAATGGACTACATTCCAGGAGGTGATATGATGAGTCTCCTAATTAGAATGGGTGTCTTTCCAGAAAATCTGGCACGGTTCTACACAGCAGAGCTGACCTGCGCAGTTGAAAGTGTTCATAAAATGGGCTTCATCCACAGAGATATTAAACCTGATAATATCTTGATAGACCGCGATGGTCATATTAAATTGACTGACTTCGGGCTCTGTACAGGTTTTCGATGGACCCACGATTCAAAATACTACCAGAGTG GTGATCATGCGCGTCAAGACAGTATGGATTTCAGCAATGAATGGGGTGACCCAGCAAATTGCAGGTGTGGAGATCGGCTGAAGCCACTTGAACGAAGGGCTGCACGTCAGCATCAGCGCTGCCTGGCCCATTCTCTTGTTGGCACGCCCAATTACATTGCACCAGAAGTATTGTTACGAACAG GTTACACACAGTTGTGTGACTGGTGGAGTGTTGGAGTAATTCTCTTTGAAATGTTAGTGGGGCAGCCTCCATTCCTGGCACAAACACCACTGGAAACACAAATGAAG gtTATCAACTGGCAAACTGCACTTCATATTCCACCTCAAGCTAAATTGACTCCGGAGGCCTCTGACCTTATTATTAAACTCTGCCGAGGGCCAGAAGATCGTTTAGGCAAAAATGGTgcagatgaaataaaagctcatccattttttaaaacaattgaTTTTTCAAGTGATCTACGGAGGCAGTCAGCTTTCTACATTCCCAAAATTGCTCATCCTACGGACACGTCAAACTTTGATCCAGTTGATCCAGATAAATTGTGGAGTGATGATGATAAGGATGGGAACAGAAATGATACACTTAATGGGTGgtacaaaaatggaaaacaccCTGAACATGCTTTTTACGAGTTCACCTTCCGAAGGTTTTTTGATGACAATGGCTACCCATACAACAATCCAAAGCCCATTGAGTATGAGTATGGCAGTTCCCAAAACTCAGAACAGCAGtcagatgatgatgatgatgatgaacaGGCAGGTAGAGGAATTCAAAATCGTGACCTGGTTTATGTTTAG
- the LATS1 gene encoding serine/threonine-protein kinase LATS1 isoform X1, with translation MKRSEKPEGYRQMRPKTFPASNYTGSSQQMLQEIRESLRNLPKPSDAAKADHSMGKMLSEDPRQGRNPPKFVTYHKVLQEIRNSLLPFANETTSAVKGTSEVNRQMLQDLQAAGFDEDMVIQALRQTNNRSIEAAIEFISKMSYQDPRREQMVAAAARPVNAGMKPPAGTVQQSVNRKQSWKGSKESLVPQRHGPSLGDGVVYRSESPSSQPDVGRPLSGSGIAAFAQAHAGNGQRVNPPPLPQIRSVTPPPPPRGQTPPPRGTTPPPPSWEPNSQTKRYSGNMEYVISRISPVPPGAWQDGYPPPPMNPPPISSSTQGQRGMSAVPIGRQPIIMQSSANSKFNFPSGRAGMQNGNCQAEFIVHQNVVSGNSVSRQPPPYPMNSANRQSPTALQMQTGGSAPPSAYTNGNLPQAMMVPNRNSHNMELYNTNVAGIPASWSQPSPVQPQSSPGNGHDMPTWQPNVPVRSNSFNNHHGNRQSHSSSSQPSATTVTAITPAPIQQPVKSMRVLKPELQTALAPTHPSWMPQPVQTIQTIPFSESPSTNMAVMSPVAEAPNYQGPPPPYPKHLLHQNPSVNLYETGPKLSKEEPPVLSKEDENEKNYECIDLTDKEKKQITTSPVPVRKNKKDEERRESRIQSYSPQAFKFFMEQHVENILKSHQQRLHRKKQLENEMMRVGLSPEARDQMRKMLCQKESNYIRLRRAKMDKSMFVKIKTLGVGAFGEVCLARKVDTNALYATKTLRKKDVLLRNQVAHVKAERDILAEADNEWVVRLYYSFQDKDNLYFVMDYIPGGDMMSLLIRMGVFPENLARFYTAELTCAVESVHKMGFIHRDIKPDNILIDRDGHIKLTDFGLCTGFRWTHDSKYYQSGDHARQDSMDFSNEWGDPANCRCGDRLKPLERRAARQHQRCLAHSLVGTPNYIAPEVLLRTGYTQLCDWWSVGVILFEMLVGQPPFLAQTPLETQMKVINWQTALHIPPQAKLTPEASDLIIKLCRGPEDRLGKNGADEIKAHPFFKTIDFSSDLRRQSAFYIPKIAHPTDTSNFDPVDPDKLWSDDDKDGNRNDTLNGWYKNGKHPEHAFYEFTFRRFFDDNGYPYNNPKPIEYEYGSSQNSEQQSDDDDDDEQAGRGIQNRDLVYV, from the exons ATGAAGAGAAGTGAGAAGCCAGAAGGTTATAGACAAATGAGGCCTAAGACTTTTCCTGCCAGTAACTAtactggcagcagccagcagatgCTACAGGAAATAAGAGAGAGCCTCAGGAATTTACCTAAACCCTCAGATGCTGCTAAAGCTGATCACAGCATGGGCAAAATGTTATCTGAAGATCCTAGACAAGGCCGAAATCCCCCGAAATTTGTAACATACCATAAAGTTTTGCAGGAGATAAGAAACTCACTTCTGCCATTTGCAAATGAAACAACCTCAGCTGTTAAAGGAACATCAGAAGTTAATCGACAGATGCTGCAAGACTTACAAGCTGCTGGCTTTGATGAg GATATGGTTATACAAGCTCTTAGACAAACTAACAACCGTAGTATAGAAGCTGCCATTGAATTCATAAGTAAAATGAGCTACCAGGATCCTCGTCGGGAACAGAtggttgcagcagcagcaagaccTGTAAACGCAGGTATGAAACCACCAG CAGGGACTGTACAGCAGTCGGTTAACCgcaagcagagctggaagggtTCTAAGGAGTCCTTGGTTCCTCAGCGGCATGGCCCTTCCCTGGGAGATGGTGTAGTTTATCGCTCAGAaagtcccagctctcagcctgaTGTAGGAAGGCCATTATCTGGATCTGGCATTGCAGCATTTGCTCAGGCTCATGCTGGCAATGGACAAAGAGTGAATCCCCCGCCTCTACCACAGATCAGGAGTGTcactcctcctccacctcctaGAGGACAGACACCCCCTCCAAGGGGGACTACTCCTCCACCTCCTTCCTGGGAACCAAACTCTCAAACGAAGCGTTACTCTGGAAACATGGAATATGTGATCTCCCGTATTTCTCCAGTGCCACCGGGAGCGTGGCAGGATGGTTATCCACCTCCACCTATGAATCCTCCACCCATTAGTTCTTCCACACAGGGCCAGAGGGGCATGAGCGCTGTCCCCATTGGCAGACAACCAATAATCATGCAGAGTTCTGCCAACAGCAAATTTAACTTTCCTTCAGGAAGAGCTGGAATGCAAAATGGCAATTGTCAGGCAGAATTCATAGTTCACCAGAATGTGGTGTCTGGGAACTCGGTGAGTCGCCAGCCACCCCCATATCCCATGAATTCAGCTAACAGGCAAAGTCCCACAGCGCTACAGATGCAGAcaggaggatctgctcctcCTTCAGCGTACACCAATGGGAATCTTCCTCAGGCAATGATGGTGCCGAATAGAAATAGTCACAACATGGAACTTTATAATACAAATGTAGCTGGAATACCTGCATCCTGGTCACAGCCTTCCCCTGTGCAACCGCAGTCATCACCTGGCAATGGGCATGACATGCCTACGTGGCAACCCAATGTTCCTGTACGGTCAAATTCTTTCAACAACCATCATGGCAATAGGCAGAGTCACTCTAGCAGCTCTCAGCCTTCAGCTACAACAGTAACAGCTATAACGCCAGCTCCCATTCAGCAACCAGTAAAAAGTATGCGTGTGTTAAAACCAGAGTTACAGACTGCCTTGGCACCCACTCACCCCTCCTGGATGCCACAACCTGTGCAAACCATTCAGACCATTCCCTTCTCTGAGAGTCCATCTACAAATATGGCAGTTATGTCTCCTGTTGCAGAGGCTCCAAATTACCAGGGTCCCCCACCACCTTACCCAAAACACTTGTTACACCAGAATCCCTCTGTCAATCTGTATGAGACGGGACCCAAGCTCAGCAAGGAGGAACCACCTGTTTTGTCCAAGGAGGATGAGAATGAAAAGAATTATGAATGCATCGATTTgacagataaagaaaagaaacaaattacgACATCACCTGTTCCTGttagaaaaaacaagaaagatgaagaaagaagagagtcTCGCATTCAAAGCTATTCCCCTCAAGCCTTTAAATTCTTCATGGAGCAGCATGTGGAGAATATACTGAAATCCCATCAGCAGCGTTTGCATCGGAAAAAACAACTAGAAAATGAAATGATGCGG GTTGGATTGTCACCAGAAGCCCGAGATCAAATGAGGAAAATGTTGTGCCAGAAAGAGTCTAATTATATTCGGCTGAGAAGAGCTAAAATGGACAAGTCTAtgtttgtaaaaattaaaaccctgGGAGTTGGTGCGTTTGGAGAAGTTTGCCTAGCAAGAAAAGTGGATACTAACGCTTTATATGCAACAAAAACTCTAAGGAAAAAAGATGTCTTGCTTAGAAATCAAGTTGCTCATGTTAAAGCTGAGCGGGATATCCTTGCAGAAGCTGATAATGAATGGGTGGTTCGCCTGTACTATTCATTCCAAGATAAGGACAATTTGTACTTTGTAATGGACTACATTCCAGGAGGTGATATGATGAGTCTCCTAATTAGAATGGGTGTCTTTCCAGAAAATCTGGCACGGTTCTACACAGCAGAGCTGACCTGCGCAGTTGAAAGTGTTCATAAAATGGGCTTCATCCACAGAGATATTAAACCTGATAATATCTTGATAGACCGCGATGGTCATATTAAATTGACTGACTTCGGGCTCTGTACAGGTTTTCGATGGACCCACGATTCAAAATACTACCAGAGTG GTGATCATGCGCGTCAAGACAGTATGGATTTCAGCAATGAATGGGGTGACCCAGCAAATTGCAGGTGTGGAGATCGGCTGAAGCCACTTGAACGAAGGGCTGCACGTCAGCATCAGCGCTGCCTGGCCCATTCTCTTGTTGGCACGCCCAATTACATTGCACCAGAAGTATTGTTACGAACAG GTTACACACAGTTGTGTGACTGGTGGAGTGTTGGAGTAATTCTCTTTGAAATGTTAGTGGGGCAGCCTCCATTCCTGGCACAAACACCACTGGAAACACAAATGAAG gtTATCAACTGGCAAACTGCACTTCATATTCCACCTCAAGCTAAATTGACTCCGGAGGCCTCTGACCTTATTATTAAACTCTGCCGAGGGCCAGAAGATCGTTTAGGCAAAAATGGTgcagatgaaataaaagctcatccattttttaaaacaattgaTTTTTCAAGTGATCTACGGAGGCAGTCAGCTTTCTACATTCCCAAAATTGCTCATCCTACGGACACGTCAAACTTTGATCCAGTTGATCCAGATAAATTGTGGAGTGATGATGATAAGGATGGGAACAGAAATGATACACTTAATGGGTGgtacaaaaatggaaaacaccCTGAACATGCTTTTTACGAGTTCACCTTCCGAAGGTTTTTTGATGACAATGGCTACCCATACAACAATCCAAAGCCCATTGAGTATGAGTATGGCAGTTCCCAAAACTCAGAACAGCAGtcagatgatgatgatgatgatgaacaGGCAGGTAGAGGAATTCAAAATCGTGACCTGGTTTATGTTTAG
- the LATS1 gene encoding serine/threonine-protein kinase LATS1 isoform X4, translated as MKRSEKPEGYRQMRPKTFPASNYTGSSQQMLQEIRESLRNLPKPSDAAKADHSMGKMLSEDPRQGRNPPKFVTYHKVLQEIRNSLLPFANETTSAVKGTSEVNRQMLQDLQAAGFDEDMVIQALRQTNNRSIEAAIEFISKMSYQDPRREQMVAAAARPVNAGTVQQSVNRKQSWKGSKESLVPQRHGPSLGDGVVYRSESPSSQPDVGRPLSGSGIAAFAQAHAGNGQRVNPPPLPQIRSVTPPPPPRGQTPPPRGTTPPPPSWEPNSQTKRYSGNMEYVISRISPVPPGAWQDGYPPPPMNPPPISSSTQGQRGMSAVPIGRQPIIMQSSANSKFNFPSGRAGMQNGNCQAEFIVHQNVVSGNSVSRQPPPYPMNSANRQSPTALQMQTGGSAPPSAYTNGNLPQAMMVPNRNSHNMELYNTNVAGIPASWSQPSPVQPQSSPGNGHDMPTWQPNVPVRSNSFNNHHGNRQSHSSSSQPSATTVTAITPAPIQQPVKSMRVLKPELQTALAPTHPSWMPQPVQTIQTIPFSESPSTNMAVMSPVAEAPNYQGPPPPYPKHLLHQNPSVNLYETGPKLSKEEPPVLSKEDENEKNYECIDLTDKEKKQITTSPVPVRKNKKDEERRESRIQSYSPQAFKFFMEQHVENILKSHQQRLHRKKQLENEMMRVGLSPEARDQMRKMLCQKESNYIRLRRAKMDKSMFVKIKTLGVGAFGEVCLARKVDTNALYATKTLRKKDVLLRNQVAHVKAERDILAEADNEWVVRLYYSFQDKDNLYFVMDYIPGGDMMSLLIRMGVFPENLARFYTAELTCAVESVHKMGFIHRDIKPDNILIDRDGHIKLTDFGLCTGFRWTHDSKYYQSGDHARQDSMDFSNEWGDPANCRCGDRLKPLERRAARQHQRCLAHSLVGTPNYIAPEVLLRTGYTQLCDWWSVGVILFEMLVGQPPFLAQTPLETQMKVINWQTALHIPPQAKLTPEASDLIIKLCRGPEDRLGKNGADEIKAHPFFKTIDFSSDLRRQSAFYIPKIAHPTDTSNFDPVDPDKLWSDDDKDGNRNDTLNGWYKNGKHPEHAFYEFTFRRFFDDNGYPYNNPKPIEYEYGSSQNSEQQSDDDDDDEQAGRGIQNRDLVYV; from the exons ATGAAGAGAAGTGAGAAGCCAGAAGGTTATAGACAAATGAGGCCTAAGACTTTTCCTGCCAGTAACTAtactggcagcagccagcagatgCTACAGGAAATAAGAGAGAGCCTCAGGAATTTACCTAAACCCTCAGATGCTGCTAAAGCTGATCACAGCATGGGCAAAATGTTATCTGAAGATCCTAGACAAGGCCGAAATCCCCCGAAATTTGTAACATACCATAAAGTTTTGCAGGAGATAAGAAACTCACTTCTGCCATTTGCAAATGAAACAACCTCAGCTGTTAAAGGAACATCAGAAGTTAATCGACAGATGCTGCAAGACTTACAAGCTGCTGGCTTTGATGAg GATATGGTTATACAAGCTCTTAGACAAACTAACAACCGTAGTATAGAAGCTGCCATTGAATTCATAAGTAAAATGAGCTACCAGGATCCTCGTCGGGAACAGAtggttgcagcagcagcaagaccTGTAAACGCAG GGACTGTACAGCAGTCGGTTAACCgcaagcagagctggaagggtTCTAAGGAGTCCTTGGTTCCTCAGCGGCATGGCCCTTCCCTGGGAGATGGTGTAGTTTATCGCTCAGAaagtcccagctctcagcctgaTGTAGGAAGGCCATTATCTGGATCTGGCATTGCAGCATTTGCTCAGGCTCATGCTGGCAATGGACAAAGAGTGAATCCCCCGCCTCTACCACAGATCAGGAGTGTcactcctcctccacctcctaGAGGACAGACACCCCCTCCAAGGGGGACTACTCCTCCACCTCCTTCCTGGGAACCAAACTCTCAAACGAAGCGTTACTCTGGAAACATGGAATATGTGATCTCCCGTATTTCTCCAGTGCCACCGGGAGCGTGGCAGGATGGTTATCCACCTCCACCTATGAATCCTCCACCCATTAGTTCTTCCACACAGGGCCAGAGGGGCATGAGCGCTGTCCCCATTGGCAGACAACCAATAATCATGCAGAGTTCTGCCAACAGCAAATTTAACTTTCCTTCAGGAAGAGCTGGAATGCAAAATGGCAATTGTCAGGCAGAATTCATAGTTCACCAGAATGTGGTGTCTGGGAACTCGGTGAGTCGCCAGCCACCCCCATATCCCATGAATTCAGCTAACAGGCAAAGTCCCACAGCGCTACAGATGCAGAcaggaggatctgctcctcCTTCAGCGTACACCAATGGGAATCTTCCTCAGGCAATGATGGTGCCGAATAGAAATAGTCACAACATGGAACTTTATAATACAAATGTAGCTGGAATACCTGCATCCTGGTCACAGCCTTCCCCTGTGCAACCGCAGTCATCACCTGGCAATGGGCATGACATGCCTACGTGGCAACCCAATGTTCCTGTACGGTCAAATTCTTTCAACAACCATCATGGCAATAGGCAGAGTCACTCTAGCAGCTCTCAGCCTTCAGCTACAACAGTAACAGCTATAACGCCAGCTCCCATTCAGCAACCAGTAAAAAGTATGCGTGTGTTAAAACCAGAGTTACAGACTGCCTTGGCACCCACTCACCCCTCCTGGATGCCACAACCTGTGCAAACCATTCAGACCATTCCCTTCTCTGAGAGTCCATCTACAAATATGGCAGTTATGTCTCCTGTTGCAGAGGCTCCAAATTACCAGGGTCCCCCACCACCTTACCCAAAACACTTGTTACACCAGAATCCCTCTGTCAATCTGTATGAGACGGGACCCAAGCTCAGCAAGGAGGAACCACCTGTTTTGTCCAAGGAGGATGAGAATGAAAAGAATTATGAATGCATCGATTTgacagataaagaaaagaaacaaattacgACATCACCTGTTCCTGttagaaaaaacaagaaagatgaagaaagaagagagtcTCGCATTCAAAGCTATTCCCCTCAAGCCTTTAAATTCTTCATGGAGCAGCATGTGGAGAATATACTGAAATCCCATCAGCAGCGTTTGCATCGGAAAAAACAACTAGAAAATGAAATGATGCGG GTTGGATTGTCACCAGAAGCCCGAGATCAAATGAGGAAAATGTTGTGCCAGAAAGAGTCTAATTATATTCGGCTGAGAAGAGCTAAAATGGACAAGTCTAtgtttgtaaaaattaaaaccctgGGAGTTGGTGCGTTTGGAGAAGTTTGCCTAGCAAGAAAAGTGGATACTAACGCTTTATATGCAACAAAAACTCTAAGGAAAAAAGATGTCTTGCTTAGAAATCAAGTTGCTCATGTTAAAGCTGAGCGGGATATCCTTGCAGAAGCTGATAATGAATGGGTGGTTCGCCTGTACTATTCATTCCAAGATAAGGACAATTTGTACTTTGTAATGGACTACATTCCAGGAGGTGATATGATGAGTCTCCTAATTAGAATGGGTGTCTTTCCAGAAAATCTGGCACGGTTCTACACAGCAGAGCTGACCTGCGCAGTTGAAAGTGTTCATAAAATGGGCTTCATCCACAGAGATATTAAACCTGATAATATCTTGATAGACCGCGATGGTCATATTAAATTGACTGACTTCGGGCTCTGTACAGGTTTTCGATGGACCCACGATTCAAAATACTACCAGAGTG GTGATCATGCGCGTCAAGACAGTATGGATTTCAGCAATGAATGGGGTGACCCAGCAAATTGCAGGTGTGGAGATCGGCTGAAGCCACTTGAACGAAGGGCTGCACGTCAGCATCAGCGCTGCCTGGCCCATTCTCTTGTTGGCACGCCCAATTACATTGCACCAGAAGTATTGTTACGAACAG GTTACACACAGTTGTGTGACTGGTGGAGTGTTGGAGTAATTCTCTTTGAAATGTTAGTGGGGCAGCCTCCATTCCTGGCACAAACACCACTGGAAACACAAATGAAG gtTATCAACTGGCAAACTGCACTTCATATTCCACCTCAAGCTAAATTGACTCCGGAGGCCTCTGACCTTATTATTAAACTCTGCCGAGGGCCAGAAGATCGTTTAGGCAAAAATGGTgcagatgaaataaaagctcatccattttttaaaacaattgaTTTTTCAAGTGATCTACGGAGGCAGTCAGCTTTCTACATTCCCAAAATTGCTCATCCTACGGACACGTCAAACTTTGATCCAGTTGATCCAGATAAATTGTGGAGTGATGATGATAAGGATGGGAACAGAAATGATACACTTAATGGGTGgtacaaaaatggaaaacaccCTGAACATGCTTTTTACGAGTTCACCTTCCGAAGGTTTTTTGATGACAATGGCTACCCATACAACAATCCAAAGCCCATTGAGTATGAGTATGGCAGTTCCCAAAACTCAGAACAGCAGtcagatgatgatgatgatgatgaacaGGCAGGTAGAGGAATTCAAAATCGTGACCTGGTTTATGTTTAG